The Proteus vulgaris genome has a segment encoding these proteins:
- the rplA gene encoding 50S ribosomal protein L1, producing the protein MAKLTKRMRNIREKVEVTKQYEITEAVALLKELATAKFVESVDVAVNLGIDARKSDQNVRGATVLPHGTGRSVRVAVFAQGANAEAAKEAGAELVGMDDLAAKVKAGEMDFDVVIASPDAMRVVGQLGQILGPRGLMPNPKVGTVTPNVAEAVKNAKAGQVRYRNDKNGIIHTTIGKVDFNETQLKENLEALLVALKKAKPSAAKGVYIKKVSLSTTMGAGVAIDQASLSATV; encoded by the coding sequence ATGGCTAAACTAACCAAGCGCATGCGCAATATCCGTGAAAAAGTTGAAGTAACTAAACAGTACGAAATTACTGAAGCGGTTGCTTTACTGAAAGAACTGGCTACGGCTAAATTCGTTGAAAGCGTTGACGTTGCTGTTAATCTTGGCATCGATGCACGTAAATCAGATCAAAACGTTCGTGGTGCAACTGTACTTCCACACGGTACTGGCCGTTCAGTTCGCGTTGCTGTATTCGCACAAGGTGCAAACGCAGAAGCTGCTAAAGAAGCAGGCGCTGAATTAGTCGGTATGGACGACTTAGCTGCTAAAGTGAAAGCTGGCGAAATGGACTTCGACGTTGTTATCGCATCTCCAGATGCAATGCGCGTTGTAGGTCAATTAGGTCAAATCCTTGGCCCACGTGGCTTAATGCCAAACCCGAAAGTGGGTACTGTAACTCCTAACGTTGCTGAAGCAGTTAAAAATGCTAAAGCGGGTCAGGTTCGTTACCGTAACGACAAAAATGGTATTATCCATACCACTATCGGTAAAGTTGATTTCAACGAAACTCAGTTGAAAGAAAACTTAGAAGCTCTGCTGGTTGCGCTGAAAAAAGCAAAACCATCTGCAGCGAAAGGCGTTTATATCAAGAAAGTAAGCCTGTCTACCACTATGGGTGCAGGTGTTGCAATTGATCAAGCTAGCTTGAGCGCGACAGTTTAA
- the rplL gene encoding 50S ribosomal subunit protein L7/L12, producing the protein MSISKDDILNAVAEMSVMDVVELISMMEEKFGVSAAAAVAVAAGPAEAAEEKTEFDVILKAIGGNKVAVIKAVRGATGLGLKEAKDLVESAPAALKEGVSKDDAEALKKALEEAGAEVEVK; encoded by the coding sequence ATGTCTATTTCTAAAGACGATATCTTAAACGCAGTTGCTGAAATGTCTGTAATGGACGTTGTTGAACTGATCTCTATGATGGAAGAAAAATTCGGTGTATCTGCTGCTGCAGCTGTTGCTGTTGCTGCGGGTCCAGCAGAAGCTGCTGAAGAGAAAACTGAATTTGACGTTATCCTGAAAGCTATCGGCGGTAACAAAGTAGCAGTAATCAAAGCAGTACGTGGCGCTACCGGTCTTGGCCTGAAAGAAGCTAAAGACTTAGTAGAATCTGCACCAGCAGCTCTGAAAGAAGGCGTAAGCAAAGATGATGCTGAAGCTCTGAAGAAAGCTCTGGAAGAAGCAGGCGCTGAGGTTGAAGTTAAATAA
- the rplJ gene encoding 50S ribosomal protein L10, whose amino-acid sequence MALNLQDKQAIVAEVSEVAKGALSAVVADSRGVTVAKMTELRKACREAGVTVRVVRNTLLRRVVEGTSYEVLRDAFVGPTLIAFSAEHPGAAARLFKDFAKANPAFEIKAAAFEGEFIPGSNIDRLATLPTYDEAIARLMATMKEASAGKLVRTLAALRDQKEAA is encoded by the coding sequence ATGGCACTAAATCTTCAAGACAAACAAGCGATTGTTGCTGAAGTCAGCGAAGTTGCCAAAGGTGCGCTTTCTGCAGTTGTTGCGGATTCCCGTGGCGTTACTGTAGCTAAAATGACCGAACTGCGTAAAGCATGTCGTGAAGCTGGCGTTACTGTACGTGTAGTACGTAACACACTTCTGCGTCGTGTTGTTGAAGGTACTTCTTATGAAGTACTGAGAGATGCATTTGTTGGTCCAACCTTGATTGCATTTTCTGCTGAACATCCGGGCGCTGCAGCTCGTCTGTTCAAAGATTTCGCGAAAGCGAACCCTGCATTCGAGATTAAAGCGGCTGCCTTTGAAGGTGAGTTTATCCCAGGTTCGAACATCGATCGTCTGGCTACACTCCCAACTTACGATGAAGCAATCGCACGCCTGATGGCAACCATGAAAGAAGCCTCTGCAGGCAAATTGGTTCGCACTCTGGCTGCTCTGCGCGATCAGAAAGAAGCTGCTTAA